In Rhodamnia argentea isolate NSW1041297 chromosome 11, ASM2092103v1, whole genome shotgun sequence, one genomic interval encodes:
- the LOC115746970 gene encoding serine/threonine-protein kinase SRK2I-like isoform X1, which translates to MERAMLTVGPGMDMPIVHDSDRFEFVRDIGSGNFGIARLMRDKVTQELVAIKYIERGDKIDENVKREIINHRSLRHPNIVRFKEIILTPTHLAIVMEYAAGGELFERIRKAERFSEDEARFFFQQLTSGVSYCHAMQVCHRDLKLENTLLDGSPAPRLKICDFGYSKSSVLHSEPKSTVGTPAYIAPEVLQRREYDGKIADVWSCGVTLYVMLVGAYPFEDPENPKDFRKTILRVINVQYSIPEHVQISVECRHLISRIFVADPAERITIPEIKSHPWFLKNLPADLIDERTMGNHFEEPDQPMQSDETIMQIITEATIPAVPPCGLSQFVTDSLDMDDDDMDDMDFESEVDIDSSGEIIYAL; encoded by the exons ATGGAGCGGGCCATGCTGACGGTCGGACCGGGCATGGACATGCCGATCGTTCACGACAGCGACAGGTTCGAGTTCGTGCGGGACATAGGTTCGGGGAACTTCGGTATTGCTCGGCTTATGAGAGATAAGGTCACGCAGGAGCTCGTGGCTATCAAATATATTGAAAGAGGCGACAAG ATAGATGAAAATGTTAAGAGAGAGATAATAAACCACAGGTCTCTGAGGCATCCAAACATTGTTAGATTCAAAGAG ATCATTTTAACACCTACTCATCTGGCAATCGTGATGGAATATGCAGCTGGTGGAGAGCTTTTTGAGCGGATACGCAAAGCTGAGCGATTCAGTGAAGATGAG GCTCGCTTCTTTTTTCAACAGCTCACATCTGGTGTTAGCTACTGTCATGCTATG CAAGTATGCCATCGTGatctaaaattggaaaatactTTGTTGGATGGAAGTCCAGCCCCTCGACTGAAGATATGTGACTTTGGGTACTCGAAG TCCTCAGTGCTGCATTCAGAACCAAAATCAACTGTGGGAACTCCAGCATACATTGCCCCAGAAGTCTTACAAAGGCGAGAGTATGATGGCAAG ATTGCAGATGTGTGGTCGTGTGGGGTTACCTTATATGTGATGCTAGTGGGTGCTTATCCCTTTGAGGATCCTGAAAATCCTAAAGACTTTCGAAAGACAATTCTG AGAGTTATTAATGTTCAGTATTCCATTCCAGAACATGTTCAAATATCGGTCGAGTGTCGGCATCTGATCTCTAGAATATTTGTTGCAGACCCTGCAGAG AGGATCACCATCCCCGAGATAAAGAGCCATCCATGGTTCCTGAAGAATTTGCCTGCCGACCTTATAGATGAGAGGACAATGGGCAATCATTTTGAAGAGCCTGATCAACCAATGCAGAGTGATGAGACGATCATGCAGATAATTACTGAGGCCACCATACCAGCGGTCCCACCCTGCGGCCTTAGCCAATTT